Proteins found in one Ischnura elegans chromosome 11, ioIscEleg1.1, whole genome shotgun sequence genomic segment:
- the LOC124167896 gene encoding RNA-binding protein lark-like isoform X1, with protein sequence MGDDIRTGSTPPKTKIFVGRLPEDAKAQDLRALFERYGTVTECDILNRYGFVHMKTDEMASRAIEALNNAEFMGVQISVEQSTGKKSGRGRGFGPMMRGRGGPMRGMGMGRAPPPYMMRDGRGDYDRRGPGMDGRGPGMDRIGLPPPPSMRNGYYDSYDRGYDGYYTARGPPPPPPILGTRDREPERRTYPDMLRDPYERRSFTEVSRVPYERPIPPSPAFERRPEYPARVAPDMYRRRTPPPPAAYGSAPTGYERDTLDPYGPPAPRRYPAPSPLDRDLPPRRF encoded by the exons ATGGGTGACG ATATCCGTACTGGGAGCACTCCCCCT aaaacaaaaattttcgtgGGCCGTCTCCCTGAAGACGCCAAGGCACAAGATCTGAGGGCCCTCTTTGAGCGGTATGGAACTGTTACTGAGTGTGACATTTTAAACCGGTATGGATTTGTGCACATGAAGACTGATGAGATGGCCAGCCGTGCCATAGAGGCCCTGAACAATGCTGAATTTATGGGTGTACAAATTAGCGTTGAG CAATCTACTGGTAAGAAGAGTGGTCGTGGTAGAGGCTTCGGTCCGATGATGAGAGGTAGAGGAGGACCAATGAGGGGGATGGGCATGGGAAGAGCCCCACCTCCATACATGATGAGGGACGGTCGTGGGGACTATGACAGACGAGGACCAGGAATGGATGGCAGGGGCCCTGGAATGGACAGGATTGGACTGCCACCTCCACCATCAATGAGGAATGGATACTATGACAGTTATGACAGGGGCTATGATGGCTACTACACTGCCCGAggaccaccaccaccaccccccaTTCTTGGAACTCGCGACAG GGAGCCTGAGCGCCGCACATACCCTGACATGCTCCGGGACCCATATGAGCGAAGGTCTTTCACTGAAGTCAGCCGTGTTCCATACGAAAGGCCCATTCCTCCATCCCCAGCCTTTGAGCGCCGCCCTGAATACCCTGCACGAGTGGCTCCTGACATGTACCGTCGAAGAACACCACCTCCCCCAGCTGCTTATGGCAGTGCTCCCACTGG TTATGAGAGGGATACTCTCGACCCCTATGGCCCTCCAGCTCCTAGACG CTACCCCGCACCGTCTCCCCTCGACCGTGACTTGCCGCCTCGACGATTCTAG
- the LOC124167896 gene encoding RNA-binding protein lark-like isoform X4 → MGDDIRTGSTPPKTKIFVGRLPEDAKAQDLRALFERYGTVTECDILNRYGFVHMKTDEMASRAIEALNNAEFMGVQISVEQSTGKKSGRGRGFGPMMRGRGGPMRGMGMGRAPPPYMMRDGRGDYDRRGPGMDGRGPGMDRIGLPPPPSMRNGYYDSYDRGYDGYYTARGPPPPPPILGTRDREPERRTYPDMLRDPYERRSFTEVSRVPYERPIPPSPAFERRPEYPARVAPDMYRRRTPPPPAAYGSAPTGYPAPSPLDRDLPPRRF, encoded by the exons ATGGGTGACG ATATCCGTACTGGGAGCACTCCCCCT aaaacaaaaattttcgtgGGCCGTCTCCCTGAAGACGCCAAGGCACAAGATCTGAGGGCCCTCTTTGAGCGGTATGGAACTGTTACTGAGTGTGACATTTTAAACCGGTATGGATTTGTGCACATGAAGACTGATGAGATGGCCAGCCGTGCCATAGAGGCCCTGAACAATGCTGAATTTATGGGTGTACAAATTAGCGTTGAG CAATCTACTGGTAAGAAGAGTGGTCGTGGTAGAGGCTTCGGTCCGATGATGAGAGGTAGAGGAGGACCAATGAGGGGGATGGGCATGGGAAGAGCCCCACCTCCATACATGATGAGGGACGGTCGTGGGGACTATGACAGACGAGGACCAGGAATGGATGGCAGGGGCCCTGGAATGGACAGGATTGGACTGCCACCTCCACCATCAATGAGGAATGGATACTATGACAGTTATGACAGGGGCTATGATGGCTACTACACTGCCCGAggaccaccaccaccaccccccaTTCTTGGAACTCGCGACAG GGAGCCTGAGCGCCGCACATACCCTGACATGCTCCGGGACCCATATGAGCGAAGGTCTTTCACTGAAGTCAGCCGTGTTCCATACGAAAGGCCCATTCCTCCATCCCCAGCCTTTGAGCGCCGCCCTGAATACCCTGCACGAGTGGCTCCTGACATGTACCGTCGAAGAACACCACCTCCCCCAGCTGCTTATGGCAGTGCTCCCACTGG CTACCCCGCACCGTCTCCCCTCGACCGTGACTTGCCGCCTCGACGATTCTAG
- the LOC124167896 gene encoding RNA-binding protein lark-like isoform X3, protein MGDDIRTGSTPPKTKIFVGRLPEDAKAQDLRALFERYGTVTECDILNRYGFVHMKTDEMASRAIEALNNAEFMGVQISVEQSTGKKSGRGRGFGPMMRGRGGPMRGMGMGRAPPPYMMRDGRGDYDRRGPGMDGRGPGMDRIGLPPPPSMRNGYYDSYDRGYDGYYTARGPPPPPPILGTRDREPERRTYPDMLRDPYERRSFTEVSRVPYERPIPPSPAFERRPEYPARVAPDMYRRRTPPPPAAYGSAPTGYERDTLDPYGPPAPRRLPMR, encoded by the exons ATGGGTGACG ATATCCGTACTGGGAGCACTCCCCCT aaaacaaaaattttcgtgGGCCGTCTCCCTGAAGACGCCAAGGCACAAGATCTGAGGGCCCTCTTTGAGCGGTATGGAACTGTTACTGAGTGTGACATTTTAAACCGGTATGGATTTGTGCACATGAAGACTGATGAGATGGCCAGCCGTGCCATAGAGGCCCTGAACAATGCTGAATTTATGGGTGTACAAATTAGCGTTGAG CAATCTACTGGTAAGAAGAGTGGTCGTGGTAGAGGCTTCGGTCCGATGATGAGAGGTAGAGGAGGACCAATGAGGGGGATGGGCATGGGAAGAGCCCCACCTCCATACATGATGAGGGACGGTCGTGGGGACTATGACAGACGAGGACCAGGAATGGATGGCAGGGGCCCTGGAATGGACAGGATTGGACTGCCACCTCCACCATCAATGAGGAATGGATACTATGACAGTTATGACAGGGGCTATGATGGCTACTACACTGCCCGAggaccaccaccaccaccccccaTTCTTGGAACTCGCGACAG GGAGCCTGAGCGCCGCACATACCCTGACATGCTCCGGGACCCATATGAGCGAAGGTCTTTCACTGAAGTCAGCCGTGTTCCATACGAAAGGCCCATTCCTCCATCCCCAGCCTTTGAGCGCCGCCCTGAATACCCTGCACGAGTGGCTCCTGACATGTACCGTCGAAGAACACCACCTCCCCCAGCTGCTTATGGCAGTGCTCCCACTGG TTATGAGAGGGATACTCTCGACCCCTATGGCCCTCCAGCTCCTAGACG CTTACCAATGAGGTAG
- the LOC124167896 gene encoding RNA-binding protein lark-like isoform X2: MGDDIRTGSTPPKTKIFVGRLPEDAKAQDLRALFERYGTVTECDILNRYGFVHMKTDEMASRAIEALNNAEFMGVQISVEQSTGKKSGRGRGFGPMMRGRGGPMRGMGMGRAPPPYMMRDGRGDYDRRGPGMDGRGPGMDRIGLPPPPSMRNGYYDSYDRGYDGYYTARGPPPPPPILGTRDREPERRTYPDMLRDPYERRSFTEVSRVPYERPIPPSPAFERRPEYPARVAPDMYRRRTPPPPAAYGSAPTGYERDTLDPYGPPAPRRYLRNR, from the exons ATGGGTGACG ATATCCGTACTGGGAGCACTCCCCCT aaaacaaaaattttcgtgGGCCGTCTCCCTGAAGACGCCAAGGCACAAGATCTGAGGGCCCTCTTTGAGCGGTATGGAACTGTTACTGAGTGTGACATTTTAAACCGGTATGGATTTGTGCACATGAAGACTGATGAGATGGCCAGCCGTGCCATAGAGGCCCTGAACAATGCTGAATTTATGGGTGTACAAATTAGCGTTGAG CAATCTACTGGTAAGAAGAGTGGTCGTGGTAGAGGCTTCGGTCCGATGATGAGAGGTAGAGGAGGACCAATGAGGGGGATGGGCATGGGAAGAGCCCCACCTCCATACATGATGAGGGACGGTCGTGGGGACTATGACAGACGAGGACCAGGAATGGATGGCAGGGGCCCTGGAATGGACAGGATTGGACTGCCACCTCCACCATCAATGAGGAATGGATACTATGACAGTTATGACAGGGGCTATGATGGCTACTACACTGCCCGAggaccaccaccaccaccccccaTTCTTGGAACTCGCGACAG GGAGCCTGAGCGCCGCACATACCCTGACATGCTCCGGGACCCATATGAGCGAAGGTCTTTCACTGAAGTCAGCCGTGTTCCATACGAAAGGCCCATTCCTCCATCCCCAGCCTTTGAGCGCCGCCCTGAATACCCTGCACGAGTGGCTCCTGACATGTACCGTCGAAGAACACCACCTCCCCCAGCTGCTTATGGCAGTGCTCCCACTGG TTATGAGAGGGATACTCTCGACCCCTATGGCCCTCCAGCTCCTAGACG
- the LOC124167896 gene encoding RNA-binding protein lark-like isoform X5: MGDDIRTGSTPPKTKIFVGRLPEDAKAQDLRALFERYGTVTECDILNRYGFVHMKTDEMASRAIEALNNAEFMGVQISVEQSTGKKSGRGRGFGPMMRGRGGPMRGMGMGRAPPPYMMRDGRGDYDRRGPGMDGRGPGMDRIGLPPPPSMRNGYYDSYDRGYDGYYTARGPPPPPPILGTRDREPERRTYPDMLRDPYERRSFTEVSRVPYERPIPPSPAFERRPEYPARVAPDMYRRRTPPPPAAYGSAPTGLPMR, from the exons ATGGGTGACG ATATCCGTACTGGGAGCACTCCCCCT aaaacaaaaattttcgtgGGCCGTCTCCCTGAAGACGCCAAGGCACAAGATCTGAGGGCCCTCTTTGAGCGGTATGGAACTGTTACTGAGTGTGACATTTTAAACCGGTATGGATTTGTGCACATGAAGACTGATGAGATGGCCAGCCGTGCCATAGAGGCCCTGAACAATGCTGAATTTATGGGTGTACAAATTAGCGTTGAG CAATCTACTGGTAAGAAGAGTGGTCGTGGTAGAGGCTTCGGTCCGATGATGAGAGGTAGAGGAGGACCAATGAGGGGGATGGGCATGGGAAGAGCCCCACCTCCATACATGATGAGGGACGGTCGTGGGGACTATGACAGACGAGGACCAGGAATGGATGGCAGGGGCCCTGGAATGGACAGGATTGGACTGCCACCTCCACCATCAATGAGGAATGGATACTATGACAGTTATGACAGGGGCTATGATGGCTACTACACTGCCCGAggaccaccaccaccaccccccaTTCTTGGAACTCGCGACAG GGAGCCTGAGCGCCGCACATACCCTGACATGCTCCGGGACCCATATGAGCGAAGGTCTTTCACTGAAGTCAGCCGTGTTCCATACGAAAGGCCCATTCCTCCATCCCCAGCCTTTGAGCGCCGCCCTGAATACCCTGCACGAGTGGCTCCTGACATGTACCGTCGAAGAACACCACCTCCCCCAGCTGCTTATGGCAGTGCTCCCACTGG CTTACCAATGAGGTAG